In the genome of Myripristis murdjan chromosome 21, fMyrMur1.1, whole genome shotgun sequence, the window GGCTTGCTGCActaaatatataggctatatatatgtatttcacATCATGCATGTTTTATTACAGGTGGTAATTCGAAGGCTCCCTCCTTACTTGTCAAAAGACCAGCTAGAGGAGCAGCTCAGCCCGCTTCCATCCTACGACTATTTTGAGTTCTTTCCAGCTGATCAGAGGTACCATAACCATAATAATATCTTGAATAAAGGCTCTTATACTTTGCCGAACAAACCATGACATAGTGATGACAAAAAATGGGcgaaaaagagaaaatacagtGTGGGGTCTGTTTTAGAAgacctgctaaaaaaaaaacaaaaaaaaaaaacacacttttttgtaGATATTGTGTCGTTTTACATTTGttacccccctccccttctctctctctgtctctctctccagtctctatCCCCACCTGTTCTCCAGAGCATACATCAATTTTAAAAACCCTGAGGATATCCTGCTGTTTAGGGACCGCTTTGATGGTTATGTCTTCATTGACAACAAAGGTAATTTTCATCGACTTAGCACTCGGGAATGATAAAGCTCCCAACTGTATGTGTCATTAAAACTGAAATTTCTGATGCTTCTGTACACACAATAAAAGAATTAGGACTCACTCGGCTTGTATGGCACAACatacaaaagagaaagaacTGAGGGAAGTTGCAGATCCCAGAGTATAATGGAGTTTTATTATAATATCCAGCTCAGATGGATTTGCTTTATAGTGCCATGCAGGTGAACAGAACATactgtaaaacataaaatgcaatgtGCATGTTTACAAGCTCACTGCTGGTTGCATTTTATGGGCACAGAGGTGGATGTAGATAAAGGTTATGGCTTTGGTTGCCATTGTTACCATTTGGTCACTAGTCTCTGTTAGGTGATGAGCTGCTTTCCCTGTCAATATTTACACAGGCCAGGAGTACTCAGCAGTGGTAGAGTTTGCCCCTTTCCAGAAAATCTCCAAGAAGAAGCTCAAAAAGAAAGATGCCAAAGCCGGAAGCATTGAAGAAGGTACTGAAATTTAGAACTTAACCTATCATAAGAAACCATCAGTAGATATgatgatatttaattttcttattGTACTATTTTTCTGCATGAATCTAAGACTTTGGACCAGCGGTAGAAATACTATAATGAAAAAATAccccattaaaaataaaagtcttgcaggcataacataatgtaagtaaataaatagagaTATTAACAGTACTTATGTTTGCATACTTATGTTTGTATACTTAAGTATGCAAAGTAAAAGTAGCCATTGTTAAGAATGATTCCTCGCAGAGTTTTTAATTATTGATGCAGAagcattttaatgttgcagGTCTAACTGCTCCAGATACTGTTGGCTACTTTCAACTGTAGCaatgcatcatattttatgttttatacattAAAGCTTATCCTGCAAAGTAATTTGTAACTGCAGCTGTGAGACAAATTTAGAGAAGGAAAAAGCATTTCTCTCTGAAATATACTGCAACCAAAGTATAAAGTGTCACAATATGACAATACTCAAGTGCTGGCACATCAAAACTTTTATACAGTACttgaataaatgtatttactttCCACCTCTCTATTAAACTATTGGGCATctattaaaaatcaaatatgatgtttgatgtaatttttttgtggttCTGCAACTCCCTCAGATCCAGAATACAAACGATTCTTGGAGAACTACTCCTGTGATGAGGAGAAGTCGATGGCCAACCCTGAGACTCTGCTGGGAGAGATAGAGGCCAAAACCAGAGAGCTCATAGGTACAGTAGCGCAGCACTGGCACAGATGATAGCATATaattgcaaacaaaatgataaagTTACCGAAATATCTGAGTTGCAGCTACTCGTGCACAACTATTTACTTTCTGTTTActtctcccccttttttcttttcttcggTCACCTTCAGCCAAAAGAACAACACCGCTGTTGGAATACATCAAGAATAAGAAAATTGAGAAACAGGCAAGACAACAACAGAGATAACAACAACAGAGAcaatttgcacttttttttaatgtgaaaagttATTTTAATGTCTCTACCCACAGAGGataagagaggagaagagggaggagaggcgaAGACGAGAGCTTGAAAAGAAACGgcaaagggaggaggagaagaggaagcgaagagaggaggagagacgtaaacgaaaagagaatgaaaagcaaaagaaattgTCTGAAAAAGAGATCAAAATCAAGGTAACCCTTCATTTGACTAAATTTAATTTCACCAAAAATCCATGTAAagttgtttatttggtttgggaGTGACTCCAGCAGTGGTGTTCATGGCGCCTATACATCTTGCTTTTTTCCACACGTCTTAGCTTCTGAAGAAGAGTGACAGGGACGATGATGTAGATTCAGACCGGCTAAAGGAAAAAAGCGACATCGGGGAGACGGAGAGGGGAAAGTGGGAGAAATCTGCAGGACAAATGAAGTCAAAGGACCATAAGGACAAGTAAGAGCCTTAAAATCCTTCATTGTATCCAgggataattatttttttgtgggaTATTGTGTGGGATGGATGataacagctgtgtgtttgttattaCAATTCATTGGGTGTCTGTGCAATCTCCAATGTGGCCACTAGAGGTCAGCCTGAGAGTGACAAGGAGCAGCGAGAGCAGCACGGccgcagacagagagataaggACCACCGTGGGAAAGACGACGAGAGGAAACGTCAGCGACACCATTATGATTTTGACAAGTTTATGCGCCGCAAAGATGAGACAAAATGGGGCAAGGGCTACTGCCAGGACAGAGCCAAGAAAGAGGGGCACCATCACAGCTACTCGTACTGTCCTGACAGTGGGGACAAACTGGGGAAAGAGGACAGGGAGGACCTGGGTAGCAGGAAGGAACGCCTCCGAAACAAGGTGAGCGAGAAGGTGAGCATGAGATGGAGGGGGGGAGATAACTACTGTTGttctttttctcaaaatgcaCGATGCATGATGTTGATTGTGTACCTTTTCCTGTGAATTATACAACACATTCTTCTACTTAAGCTAAGAAATCCCTCAGAGGCTTTCAGGGAGTCCTCAGTTAAATCAAGAATAGTTCATTTTCACCTTATATTTAATTCACTGCAAATTCCTGCAATACAAAAAGTACCAGTTgctattttaacatgttttaatctcaccactttgaattgatttgtcagtgttcaagtgtggcatataaacaatttaataccaaaatgtgttttcatatcaggcTCCTAGGGCACAATTTACTCACCTTAGGGGTTTTGAATGTggaaaagctattaaaatgataataaattagaaataaatattgaatataagAAGGTCTGCAAGCCAAGGTATAGATAGCACCTCTGTGTATACAATTCTCTACTACAGAGAAGGGgaatgcattattttttaacGACTGCTACTTACTGAGGGAGGATTTACAAGTGATTTGTGAGGCAGGCCAATTACACATAATGTTCATGAGGCAACTCTGGACCATAACATGCACCGTCCTGATCATAATTATAAAGTTATGAATAAATAGCGGGGCAGTGCGGTGACTCAGAGGTTAGTAGGGATGGATCGATAAATTAGCAGACTATCTGTTTTGGTCAATATCAACTTTAAAAGGCAATATTAGTGTCAGTCCaatattattttcactgtgGATATTTGGCTGATTGTGCAATTGGCACTCGTGTGGCCTTTAATAAAATTAGCAACAGAATAAAACTAACAGTcttttgattgaaaaaaaaaaaaatcttaagacAGGCGTGTCTGAAAATGTTGACTTATTTTCcaccagggttagggttagggtttgtaCTGTGGTTCTTAGAAAGATGCATATCAGTATGATCAACCTTTATTATGGGCGGCAACATATCAGATATCAGTGGCAGCCTTACAAAGTGCCGTCGCCTCAAAGCAAGAACAGCCTGTTTGAATGTCAGACTTGGGGCTTTTCtaagtgtgtgttctgcatttTATTCCTATGTGGACACTGAAGTCAGATGGATTGGAGTCTCTAAACTGCCCACAGGCAAATTAGGTGCAGTGGTGACCTGTTCAGGGTTCATCCAATTTATTCGGTGGCCCCCTTTAACcctcaaaatgaataaacaagtacagaaaatgaatcaatgAGTGAATAACAAGTAGTATGCAAATGTGCGGCCTTTTACATCAGCAGTCACAGTTCAAAGACTCTGACACTGCACAGTTTGTATGAATTGGACTCCCTCGAGTAATGAGGTGTTTGTGAATGACACATGTGTGCCACTTTTCTCCCCAACGCCTCTGCGCTCCCGTCTCCCCGCAGGACCGTCCCGCCATGCAGCTCTACCAACCCGGCGCACGCAACCGCAAGCGCATGAGCTCAGCAGGAAAAGGTTACGACTGCATCCCGGTGGGCCACTCGCCTGAGCCCGGGACGGAGCACTGCTACGAGGTCGTCACCATGGGAACAGGGCTGGAGAAGAGCAGAGATGAGTAGCAAGCACTTTGGATGTTCACGCCACAAGAGAATACCAATAAGTTTGTGTCAGCCGGCAGATAGTTTTAGCTTTGGCTGGTTAATAGAAGTTTTTTGAGCTTTTAAAGTGAGGAAATTCACTTGAAAAGAAAGCAGTGGTCATTTAAAAGCATTTTCATCAGCACTTGGTGTTGTGATATTGAGCGGTTTGAGTGGTGGTTAAGGGTTTCTTGTTGTGTTAGCGCATGATACAGTACTTTAACAGTTTGAATACATGAACTATTTTTATGTCTCACTGTTTAATATTAAGAAATATTATTCACTTGTATTGAatctttgaaatattttcttgGAATAGTATTGAGAACAGGGGTAAGCAAATGTGATTATAATAGCACAACTGTAAACTCAGTAGATCCCGTTGTTTCAGCACGTCATCGAAAACCTTGGTGCTTCAGTGCTGATGCTCTGATGGCGACTGCTGCATCAATGTTTGAAATTGCTGCCTGCTTGCTAGTTTTGCGTTTTGTAAAAGCTTCATGCGGTGAGGCCGTCCCATGGTGTTtcgttgttgttgtatttttgaaatgtgtACCTGTAAGAGGCAGCTCGTTAGCTGTGTCTGTCAACAATTTGCCGGTGAAACCTATGACCTCATCCTCCAAGAGAGATCTTCTTTCTAAGCCTTTGTAGAGTCCATTGACCTTGGATGTTTTTAAAGATAGCCTATAGATTTTATCACAAAGAAATGTAATGTAAGTAGAACTTTATTTAAAGATTACAGATGTAGAAACTTGAAATATTTAAAGAGAAGAAATCTTGCGTGTATTTTTGTGAAggcgagtgtgtgagtgagaacaGCTGTTACATGTTTTTATCACTTGTCACTCATTTTCCGGTGTCTTATGACAGTTTGTTAATAATCTGATTTCAAGGTGTCATATAGcagaaagcagatttttttttttttttttttttttttttttgtatatcaTCCATGAGCCAGGAAGAACACATTCTCTACATTTCTACAAATAATTTCATAGGAACGATGCAAGAGAGCTCAGTCTGACACAGCTAAatgaaaatttttaattttatatgcTGTTTGCACCGTTTTCTATCAATGCTATCAGCCGTTTATTATGTAATGGAAGAGCTACTCATATTGGTATAGCAATGTCTGTGTAACATGCCTTAGATTACTTTTGCACATGACCTCTCACATTTGTGTATCATAACctcttgtgtcatttttttgttttcatctttgagatgtgacaatataaaataaagcaattcTGCTGATGTatgagatacaaaaaaaaaaaaaaaatagtgtctcagtctttgtttgtttactggtTCTGTAAAACAATGACAGTTAGGGTGAGTCAGCATTTGTCTGCAGCAGTGCTCATAATATACATTTACAATCAGCAGGTATGAGTCATTTGTAACATTATATTCAAGAGTGGATAGACAAATGTGTCCTGAAAAGTGGGTGTAGACGTACTGAGTTGATTCACAAGTAGGGCTGCAGCTAACGTTTATTTGGTTTCTCAATGAATTCACTGAATACTTCTGATTTACCATTTAATCtacaaactgtcaaaaataatgacagttGCTCGTGGGAGGTTcccagagcccaaagtgatgtcttcaaatgtcttccttaGATTACTTTGCAGCCAAAAATAGCCCAAactattaattttataattatatGAATGGAGACAAGCAAAGAAATTGTAGCATTTCTGAATCTGGAACCAACAGgtgtttgatatttttcttgataaatgactaagaCTGTGGATCAGTTGTAAAAATTACAATTGATCAACTGTTTCATCACTCTTCACAGGATCCGGATGGTCTCATGAAGCTGAGATGAATGTGGTGGTAGTACACCGGTAATGTTATCTCAAAAATCTGCAGATATTGTGTCAGTCATGCACGACGATAAAGCAGAACTACAGACAACTGCGTTCGACAGGAAACCAGCAGTCAATAAACAGTCATGAACATCAAGAGCTTAAAAACATGCTTCTCTGACTTCACGGAAAACAGCACACTTTCATATCACACATGTGACTGAATGTGTGATATACAAGCTTCCAGCGTACGTAAGCATAACTaagaataatgaaaaacataatGAAAGAACACAATATAAATAACTATAAATACAGCATTACATGTAGAGGCCCATATAtactataaaaacaaaaaaaatatattattatcatcattattattattatgtgtgtgtgcgtgtgtgtctgtgtgtgtctgtacacatatgtatacacacacacacacacacacacacacacacacacatatacacgcacacatatatatatatacatacacacgtgtgtgtgagtgtgtatatatacacatatactttttagtttttatatttttataagtCATACAGTTCAGGTCCATTTTTATCGTGTCATGGGAAGATAATTATTAACCATTCCCTACACTGTTAGCCAAATTTTGGATACTGTAGAAGTATTTCAAATAACTGTAATGAGTAAATGCATCAGCCACAACATCAGGTGTAGGATGGCCTGAGTCAGCTACACAAATGAACCCCTGCTTTGTAGGATGAAGAGTGCCACATGACTCACTTCCCTTCACCCCCTTACAGTAACATGCTTGAACTTCATTTCCTCAGTTGATATAATCTGTAGGTCCATGCCCAACTGTCTCGCACATGCATCCCTGGCAGCTCTTTGTCACTTCTGCCTGTGTGTTCTTATAGGTGAGTACAATATAGGTGAGTACTCTGCTGAGTTTTACTGCTACGTTCATGTGTAATTCTCTTACACACTTATATATATTTCTGTGATTACAATGTTATCTTGAAGTAGGCCTAATTGTTTAGGATCCCTTAAGGAACAGACAAAAAGTATGATACTTGCGAGTACACATTCCTTAGGATCCACGTGCCATATATCAAGtttattaatatttaaccctataaagcctaaactatgaaagaattggcagaaaattccattttttgaaattgaaccctttatttaattctataacaaaatatattaaaaaaataatttaaaaaaatatgttattacacgacctttctggtgtataatatatgatatgtacttgaagtgccaatggtatggtccagggtgaacagggcaAGTGTttaaaggtatacaacagtattttggtcaagtattgattaaactggaAACGAAAAaaggaattgaaaatgtgtatcatatatgatacaaatggctttatagggttaatagtaaaattctgaaaaaaaagttgctttgATGGCTAATAAGTAACAAAACAGTAAGAAATCACAacagtattttgtgttttcttttgttattttaccaaaaccttttttttttaatcttcattACAATTATTAATTGCATTAATCTTATTGTTATTTGGAATGTATATCAACAGTAGTTGACAACTAATAGTTAGTGTTGTAAAATTTCTAACATAAATTGCTCCCACACTTTGTACTCAATGACGTTTTATGCTTAACTGTTGCTTTGTGGTTACCCTCCCCCTatcacacaccacacatgccATGAGCAGGAGAAAGTGTTTGTATTCTTTGTCAGTGTTGAGGTTTATCAGGTGAGGAAGTTTACTTTCTGTAAAAGCAATGTGACATGGTAGAAACGGAAAATCTACTTGTTTTGCTGTCATGATGGATAATATATTATCGACTTTAAATCTAAAACTCGGCGTCTAGTAATGCCTCTATGAACATGTGATGTCTTGGTATACTCATGCCAGCCGGCATGGCAGTTGGTACGCTTACCACAAATCAAGCATGTCTTTTTCCTGTGTGAAAACTCCACCCAATATGTGTCGGCCCCATGCACACAACAGCGACAGTACAGCACGAAACATTCACACCTTTAGATCAATCACTTTTGCTTTGTAcaaaaaggagaaggaaaaaagttTGCTTCAGCAGACATCAGTCTTGTTTgcaagcatcactttttttttgacgCATGTTAAATCAGAGCTGTGCATAACACTGTTTTGTGTACAACAGATCATTTTATAAGAATAGTAAACAGTCAGCTGTTTAGCCTTGCTGAAATCTTTGTCTGTTTCCACTCTGATACACAGGTAGCAAGAGGCCATTCCCATCCCATGATGGCCAACAGCACTATAGACAATGCCACATTGTCAATGTTTCAGAATGAGACGGCAAGCATCACCATCTGTATCATCTacaccatcatcaccacagtCAACCTGGCAGGAAACGGCATCTCCATGTGGCTCCTCATCTTCCGTACCTCTCCCAAAACTCCCTCCATCATCTTCATGATCAATCTGACCCTCACTGACTTGATCCTTGGAGCTGCTTTGCCCTTCCAGATCAACTACCTGGTCCAAGGATACAACTGGAATATGGGTCCCAGTATGTGCAGGTATTTTTTTGATGCATGCAGGACTCTGTTGTTTGAGTCAAAAGACTTAACAATGTCATTTACACATCCAGAGTTTTGCTCTTCCTGCACTGATAATCCATGTTTACATAATTCAGGTGTAGTGTTTGTGGAGATAGTGGTTCTTATTGCTATTATTAACCTCTTTGAACAATTTGAGAATTTCATACCCTCTTGTTTAAATAACACACTTTGATACTGTAGCTACAATGCATGTATATTACCAACCCAAAAAGGGATGAAACTTAAGTTCACAGTGAGTCTCATGAGTGTCACGACACTGACACACTCcatcactgttttccaggatcTGCAAAACTGGATGTCGTGAAACTTTATACAACTAAATGCTGATAAATGAGATTTGGTTCTGATGGCCTATCTGCATCAGACATTAAATACCATCTGTTTTATCACCTTAGAGAAATCGTTCAAATCAACTGAATTAATGTCAGCTGACTTTAATTTCTGTCTGACaaaatcagacttttttttctcacaattctGAGGTCTATCTCATTTTTTGCTTATGTTTAGCCTGCTGCTATTCGATGCTCATTGTTTGACTGCATACAAGCCGAACATGTATAACCCCACCCACCAGCACCACTACCACCagcaccacccccaccccccaaaaaaacccacTGCCAGCCCAGTATTGGGCAGCACAGTACCACGGTGTCACCCACAACATCCCATAGCATCAGAGCCCTGCATGCAGTGGTATTTGTCA includes:
- the upf3a gene encoding regulator of nonsense transcripts 3A isoform X1, which produces MRSEKDQMTGGREKSVVEIQFRDIPREQDGNPGNSKQKEEKKEVFTKVVIRRLPPYLSKDQLEEQLSPLPSYDYFEFFPADQSLYPHLFSRAYINFKNPEDILLFRDRFDGYVFIDNKGQEYSAVVEFAPFQKISKKKLKKKDAKAGSIEEDPEYKRFLENYSCDEEKSMANPETLLGEIEAKTRELIAKRTTPLLEYIKNKKIEKQRIREEKREERRRRELEKKRQREEEKRKRREEERRKRKENEKQKKLSEKEIKIKLLKKSDRDDDVDSDRLKEKSDIGETERGKWEKSAGQMKSKDHKDKGQPESDKEQREQHGRRQRDKDHRGKDDERKRQRHHYDFDKFMRRKDETKWGKGYCQDRAKKEGHHHSYSYCPDSGDKLGKEDREDLGSRKERLRNKVSEKDRPAMQLYQPGARNRKRMSSAGKGYDCIPVGHSPEPGTEHCYEVVTMGTGLEKSRDE
- the upf3a gene encoding regulator of nonsense transcripts 3A isoform X2, which produces MRSEKDQMTGGREKSVVEIQFRDIPREQDGNPGNSKQKEEKKEVFTKVVIRRLPPYLSKDQLEEQLSPLPSYDYFEFFPADQSLYPHLFSRAYINFKNPEDILLFRDRFDGYVFIDNKGQEYSAVVEFAPFQKISKKKLKKKDAKAGSIEEDPEYKRFLENYSCDEEKSMANPETLLGEIEAKTRELIAKRTTPLLEYIKNKKIEKQRIREEKREERRRRELEKKRQREEEKRKRREEERRKRKENEKQKKLSEKEIKIKLLKKSDRDDDVDSDRLKEKSDIGETERGKWEKSAGQMKSKDHKDKGQPESDKEQREQHGRRQRDKDHRGKDDERKRQRHHYDFDKFMRRKDETKWGKGYCQDRAKKEGHHHSYSYCPDSGDKLGKEDREDLGSRKERLRNKDRPAMQLYQPGARNRKRMSSAGKGYDCIPVGHSPEPGTEHCYEVVTMGTGLEKSRDE